Genomic window (Alligator mississippiensis isolate rAllMis1 chromosome 7, rAllMis1, whole genome shotgun sequence):
ctgaacttttCTAATTGCTACATATTCCatcttaaaatgtgaagcccagaaattcaCACAGTAGCCTAAGTGAAGCCTAGTACTATCACCTCCTATGTTTTACatctttcttagcaagcttttgggtttaaaaacctttcgtcaggctggggaagcatctgcagctggtgtgtgctcttcctgtctTTTAAATCCAAATGCTTGCTACGAAaattgtttccaactatttaagctggtctaatGAAAAGTATCAGAttcacgcaaagaaccttgtttgcctgtgGCCAACACGACCACAATGAACATGCTTGTTTTACATttaatactcctgttgttgcagccaAAAACTGCATTCACTTTTCTGTAGTTGCATCAAATTGCTGGTTCATATTGACTCTGTGACCCACCTTTTCAGCCATGATACCACCCATTTATAACCcaagctgtatttgtgcttttgattatgcTCCCCTATGTGTGGCaacttgcatttatttccttgGCTTTTGTCTTATTGTTTCAAGCCCAGCTTCCCAATCTATCCTCATCCATCTGAACTCTATCCCTGTCCCCTAAAGTACTTGCACAtcattccagtttcacatcatGTGGAGATTTGCCTGTATATTCTGTCATCCGAATAATTGATTGcaccaattagtaaacaaaacaCTTTAATTCTTCATATCTTGCAATTGATGGGATGTATTTTAGATGGTGCAAAAacagtaaaattgatgcatgaaacattactttcccacttcaacagtgCCAATACAAAATGATAAAAGCCAAGTATTTGACCTTACAACgttacagaattaacccaccaccttcattttatatatgtaggattcacacaatactatgaaaaaactaAGTTAATGTgtaaattagaaaacaaaaatataagtaaagcaaagtcatgaaagaaacATGGACAGACTGTTCTTGGagcggatcagcctgtggagcagtttcctcagggcagcttctatctccctgttcctcatactgtagatgaccggattcatcaatggaggcaccacagaatacagaacagctgccaggagatccagaggggacggggagtcagagacgggcttcgtgtaggcaatgctggtagtggaaagaaacagggagaccacaatcagatgaggaatgcaggtggagaaggctttctgccagccctgctccgaggggatgctccacaccgtggtgaagatctgaacatacgacacaatgatgaaaacaaaacagcctaaacataaaaacacactgaaggcaagagctgccagctccctgcggtatgtgtcagagcaggagagcttgagtagctggggcacttcacagaagaactggttgatgatatttgagtggcagaaggggagactaaaggtgttcccagtgtgcactgcagagttgatggcaccagcagcccaagcactggcagccatctggatgcaagctctcctgttcattattatctcataatgcagtggcttgcagatggcaatgtaccggtcatatgccatgatggtgaggaatgaAAAATCAGCTGAACAAAAGAGGATcaagagaaagacctgggacacacatccagcataggaaattgtctTGGTGcttaagagagaattggccatggagttagggacaatgacagagatggctccaaggtcaaggatggacaaatttgccaaaaagtagtacatggggctgtggaggtggtggtccatAGTTACAACAGTGgtaacaaggaggttccccaccagagctgccaggtacactgcgagaaagatgacaaagtgtaagatctgcagctcccgagtgtcagagaagcccaggaggaggaactcggttacagtggtgcagttgggcATCTTCCTTTCCAGGGCACCGTGCAAGTCCTGTGTATAATAGAAcaagggcagtggtaaggaggagGGTAACcaactcagtggctttgatagtcccatcaataatgtctccaaatttcatGGTAAGAATGTAAATATTCCAATTTTTGCTCATGGgaaatttgattttaataaattattttccctggcaagaccctacatacataaaataaaatattttaatattccatttagaaagtgaaaaaaatggtAGCCCAACCGCAActcaggatttatttatttatttatttttattgatttaaatccAAAAGTCTATAATTTATCCATCTGacctagaaaatgtatgctggaaacaaataTGTGTGAAATATAAGATATATAAAATTTGACTTCCTTAGTGGTCCtaatcccaccccaccctccacccaaCTCCCAATAAGCTGTATAACTTTATCTGAATTAATAGCAAAAACAGTGAAACATTCTTCActgactcttgtagctttgaatctattatatGTAGAATGCAATATGATTTAtggagccaggttttccaactttaatatttttaattgtcCTCTGCATCGTCCTAAAACACGACACTTCATTGAtacagaaaacttactgaaatgtTTTTTTTGGAAATGTCCTGATCTTGTGCCATATTCAGGGTTCCCTTCctgag
Coding sequences:
- the LOC132251680 gene encoding olfactory receptor 14A16-like, with protein sequence MPNCTTVTEFLLLGFSDTRELQILHFVIFLAVYLAALVGNLLVTTVVTMDHHLHSPMYYFLANLSILDLGAISVIVPNSMANSLLSTKTISYAGCVSQVFLLILFCSADFSFLTIMAYDRYIAICKPLHYEIIMNRRACIQMAASAWAAGAINSAVHTGNTFSLPFCHSNIINQFFCEVPQLLKLSCSDTYRRELAALAFSVFLCLGCFVFIIVSYVQIFTTVWSIPSEQGWQKAFSTCIPHLIVVSLFLSTTSIAYTKPVSDSPSPLDLLAAVLYSVVPPLMNPVIYSMRNREIEAALRKLLHRLIRSKNSLSMFLS